The nucleotide sequence TCAACAAAAACTAGATCTGAGGTTTCAGGTGGTGGCAAAAAACCGTGGAAACAAAAAGGTACTGGTAGAGCTAGGGCTGGTTCGATTAGATCGCCATTGTTTAGGAAAGGAGGAGTAATTTTTGGACCAAAACCTAAAACCGATTTTGAGTTAAAAATAAACAAAAAAGAAAAAAGAAAAGCATTTTTAGAAGCACTTGTAGATCATATTGAAGCAAAAACACTTGTTTTGCTTAACGATTTGGATTTTGAACAGCCAAAAACAAAAGTTGCTTTTGAATTGGTAAAAAAACTCGATGCTGATAAATCGTTATTTATTTTAGATAAAAATATGACAAATGCTTATTTATCTTTGAGAAATTTAAGATCAGTTGAGATAAGGAATGTAGATACAGTTAATGTCTATGATATAATGAGGTTTCCTAAGGTTGTAACAACAAAAGATATTTTTGAAAAATTAAGCAGGAGATTTGCAAATGGATAAATGGGATATTATTAAAGGGCGTGTGGTTTCAGAAAAAGCGCTTATGATGCAGGAATTAAATAAATATGAGTTTTATGTACCAGTTAAAGCTACAAAACCTGAAATAAAAAAAACAATAGAATCTATTTTTAATGTTAAGGTAGAAGATGTTAATGTTATTAACTATAAGGGAAAAGTCAAAGTTTTTCGCGGTATTATAGGTAAAAAGAATTCACGAAAAAAATGTGTAGTCACTTTAAAAGAAGGCTACAGTATAAATTTATAAAAAGGGGACGATATGGGTATAAAGTATTATAAGCCTGTTACAAACGGTATGAGGTTTGCAAGCGTTAGTGACTTTAGCGAAATAACGAAAACTGAACCAGAAAAATCTCTAACCGTAGTTTTAAAAAAGAAATCTGGCAGAAATAATAAAGGCCATATTACCACTAGATTTCGTGGTCGTGGTGCAAGAAGGCTATATAGAATAATTGATTTTAAAAGAGACAAAAGAGACATAGAAGCCGTTGTAAAAGCAATTGAATACGATCCAAACAGAAGCGCAAGAATTGCCTTATTATCTTATAAGGATGGTGAAAAAAGGTATATTTTGGCTCCAGTTGGCTTAAATATCAACGATAAAGTGCAGGCAGGAGAAAATGTTGAACCAAAAGTAGGAAATGCACTTCCATTAAGAAAAATTCCGGTAGGTAGTTTCGTACATAATATAGAGTTAAAAATTAATGGCGGTGGAAAACTTGCAAGAAGTGCCGGTACTTTTGCTCAACTTATGGCTAAAGAAGGCAAATATGTTACATTAAAATTGCCAAGTGGTGAAATGAGGTATGTATTAGCTGATTGTTACGCAACGATTGGTCAGGTTGGAAACATTGATCATAATAATATAAACTATGGTAAAGCTGGAAGAGTTAGACACATGGGTAGAAGACCACATGTCAGGGGTGTAGCTATGAACCCAATTGATCACCCACATGGTGGTGGCGAAGGTAAAACGGGAACGGGTGGAACACCGGTAACACCATGGGGTAAACCAACAAAAGGTTACAAAACCAGACATAATAAACGTACAGACAAATTTATCATTAAAAGAATTAATTAGGGGGTTTAATGGCTAGATCACTAAAGAAAGGGCCGTTTGTAGATGAAAAATTGCTTAAAAAAGCAAATCAAGCAAAAGCAGAAGGCAAAAAAACTATAATAAAAACATGGTCAAGAAGAAGTGTAATTATACCTGAATTTGTTGGTTTAACTTTTGGCGTTCATAACGGGAAAAAATTTGTTCCTGTTTATGTTACAGAAAATATGGTAGGTTACAAATTAGGTGAATTTTCACCGACAAGGACTTTTAAAGGTCATAAAGGTGTTGTTCAAAAAAAGATAGGTAAGTAGTAATTTTAAATAAACTAACCATGGGGGTAAGGTAGTGGAACACACAGTTAAATTATCAAGAGCAAGAATCTCGCCTATAAAAGTGAGGCAGGTTGTTGGTTTAATAAAAGGCAAAAAAGCAAATGAAGCTATATCTATATTAAAACTTATACCTAAAAAAAGTGCTTTGATACTTTCAAAATTAGTTGAATCCGCTGTTGCAGGATGTTTAGAAAAAGGTGAAGATCCTAATAAATTTTATATCAAAACAGTGTGTGCTGATGATGGAATAAGGCTTAAAAGGTACAGACCAATGGCTATGGGTCGCGCAGGTAGAATACTGAAAAGAACCACAAACATAAAACTCGTGTTGGCAAAGGAGGTGGAATTTGGGTCAAAAGGTTAATCCCATTGGTTTAAGACTTGGGATAATAAAAACATGGTCGTCTAGATGGTTTGCAAAAAATGATTTTAAAGATAAATTACTGGAAGATCAAAAGATACGAAAAGAAGTAAAAGCAAAACTATATTATGCTGGTATTTCTAATATAGAAATTGAAAGAAAAATGAATAAATTAACCCTGAATATATATGCAGCAAGACCTGGCATATTAATTGGAAAAAAAGGATCAGAAGTTGAAAAAATTAAGAGTTTTGTTAATGATTTAACTAAATCTGAAGTTTCAATAAATATTAGAGAAGTTAATGCACCAGAAACAGATGCCCAATTAATAGCAGAGAATATTGCTTTGCAGATTGAAAAAAGGACACATTTTAGAAGAGCCATGAAAAAAGCTGCATATTTGGCTTTAAGAAAAGGCGTTCAGGGAANNNNNNNNNNAGGGAATTAAAATTCAGTGTGCGGGCAAACTTGGTGGTGTCGAAATGGCTCGTACAGAATGGATAAAAGAGGGGCGTGTGCCACTTACCACACTTAGGGCAAACATCGATTATGGTTTTGCAGAAAGTTTGACAACTGCAGGTATAATAGGTATAAAAGTTTGGGTCTTTAAAGGCTATGTAATGGATTAAAGGAGTAATGTTTATGTTAATGCCAAAGAAAACAAAATATAGAAAATACCAGCGCAACAGAAGTGGCGTTGAAGGTTTAACAAAAAGAGGAAGCGATCTTGCATTTGGCGAGTATGGCTTGAAAGCTATTGGAAGAGGCGAACTAACAAGCAATCAAATAGAAGCTGCTAGAGTTGCTATAAACAGAAGACTAAAACATCAAGGTAAGGTTTGGATAAGAATATTTCCAGATTTTCCACTTACTAAGAAACCAGCTGAAACAAGGATGGGTAAAGGAAAGGGTTCAATTGAAAAGTGGGTTTGTATAGTTAAGCCCGGACGGATTTTATATGAAATTGGCGGTGTATCTGAAGAATTGGCAAAAAGTGCTTTTGAGTTAGCTGCTTCCAAATTAAATATACAGACTAAATTTGTAAAAAGCGGAGAGTGGCTATGAAGAAAAATGATATAGCTGCTATGGATATAAAAACTTTAAGAGAAACAGAGCAAAAAATTAGAGAAGAACTTATGCGTTTAAGGTTGAAAAAAGGTTTTGAGCAATTAGAAAATCCCAAAAGAATGAAAAATTTAAGAAAAGACTTAGCGCGTATTTTAACAAGAGTTAAACAATTGGAGAAAGCCTTATGAGTAAATTTGTTGGAGAAGGTATTGTAGTTAGTGACAAAATGGATAAAACTAGAGTAGTTAGAGTTGAAGAGTACAAATTGCACCCAAAAATTAAAAAATACGTTAAAAAAACAAAAAAATTCAAAGTTCATGATGAGCTAAATGAGTCAAAAGTTGGCGATATTGTTCAATTTATAAGTTGTAGGCCTATATCAAAACAGAAAAGTTTTAGGTTGCTTAAAATTGTGCAAAAATACTCTGGATTGGGAGATGAAATATGATACAACCATATACAATGCTTAAATCAGCAGACAATTCTGGAGCAAAAAAAATAATGTGCATAAAAGTCCTTGGGGGTTCCAAAAGAAGGTATGCTTATGTTGGCGATATTATTGTGGCATCTGTCAAGGAAGCAATACCAAATGGTAAAGTAAAAAAAGGTGATGTAGTTAAAGCTGTAATTGTTAGAACTAAAAAAGAATTTAGAAGGGATGACGGTTCTTATATTAGGTTCGACGAAAATGCCGCTGTTATAATTAATAATCAAAAGGAACCAATCGGAACAAGAATTTTTGGGCCCGTAGTAAGGGAGCTTAGGATGAAAGATTTTATGAAAATTATATCTTTGGCCCCAGAGGTTCTATAAGGAGTGAAAAAGATGGCTAATATATACTCACAGATGAAAACAAAACTTAAAAAAGGTGATTTAGTTAAGGTTATAGCTGGAAAAGACAAAGGAAAAACAGGAAAAATTATATCTTTTGTGCCAAAGAATAACAGAGTGATAGTTGAGGGTATAAAGATAATTAAAAAACACGAGAAAGCTACACAAACATCAAAAGGTGGTATAATAGAAAAAGAAGCACCAATTGATATATCAAATGTAATGCTTGTATGCCCACATTGCAATAAACCTACGCGGATTGCAAGTAAAATTTTAGATGATGGAACAAAAGTAAGAGTTTGCAAAAAATGCAATGAAACAATTTAATAGCGGAGGTTCAAAGTTGTATATACCTAATATGAAAAAACATTATAGAGAAAACGTCGTACCGTATATGATGCAGAAGTTTTCATATAAGAATGTTATGCAGGTTCCAAAATTGGAAAAAATAGTTATAAATGTTGGTATGGCAGAAGGTGCAACTGATATTAAAATGCTGGATTCAGCCCTTGAAGAGCTTGCTGCCATAACAGGTCAAAAAGGCGTAATTACAAGAGCTAAAAAATCGATTGCTAACTTTAAATTGAGAAAAGGTCAACCGATAGGTTGCAAGGTAACATTAAGAAAAGACAGAATGTATGAATTTTTAGAAAGGTTTATCAGTTTTAGCTTACCAAGAATTAGAGATTTTAGGGGTGTTTCTAAAAAGAATTTTGATGGTCGAGGAAATTATACATTTGGCGTTACAGAGCAGTTAATTTTTCCGGAAATTAATTACGACAAAATATTGAAAATTCATGGGATGAGCATTTCTTTTGTTACTACTTCAAAAAGTGACGAAGAGGCTTTTGAGTTATTAAAAGCTTTCGGTATGCCCTTTGCAAAAGCAAGTTAGGAGGATTAATGGCTAGAAAGGCAATGATTGAAAAAACAAAAAAGAAACCAAAATTTAAAGTGAGGTCTAAAAATAGGTGCAATATCTGCGGAAGATCAAGAGGTTATATTAGGGATTTTGGTATTTGTAGAATTTGTTTTAGAAACTTGGCGTCAAAGGGAGAAATTCCTGGTATAATCAAAGCAAGCTGGTAGGAGTAATCAATGAATAGAATTAGTGATTCATTATCAAGTTTAAAAAATGCCTTATCAACAAAAAAAACAGATGTAATAATATACGGAAACAGTGTTGTTAAAAATATCTGCGAAATATTAAAAAAAGAAGGCTACATAAAAAATTATGAGATTATTGATCCTTTAAAAACGCAAATAAAAGTTGAATTAAAATATCTTGATGAAAAGAGAAAGAAACCCGCTTTAAGTGAAATCAAGATTATAAGCAAACCATCAAGAAGGGTATATGTAAAATCAAATGATATTAAGCCGGTGGTAAGCGGTTTGGGTGTTGGTATTATATCGACCAATCAGGGTGTCATGACAACTTATCAGGCAAAAAAGAAAAGATTAGGTGGAGAATTGATTTGTGAGTTGTTTTAGGAGGGAAAATGTCTCGTATAGGTAAAAAAGTTATTGAGTTGCCTAAAAACGTTGATTTAAATATAGAAAAAGATAAAATAATAATTAAAGGTCCCAAGGGAGTTTTAACTCAAACCATTA is from Desulfurella sp. and encodes:
- the rplD gene encoding 50S ribosomal protein L4 codes for the protein MKIDYFDKDANRLGEIDFDLNFKPSNKPGILVNRVIRVLLANKRQWTASTKTRSEVSGGGKKPWKQKGTGRARAGSIRSPLFRKGGVIFGPKPKTDFELKINKKEKRKAFLEALVDHIEAKTLVLLNDLDFEQPKTKVAFELVKKLDADKSLFILDKNMTNAYLSLRNLRSVEIRNVDTVNVYDIMRFPKVVTTKDIFEKLSRRFANG
- the rplW gene encoding 50S ribosomal protein L23; protein product: MDKWDIIKGRVVSEKALMMQELNKYEFYVPVKATKPEIKKTIESIFNVKVEDVNVINYKGKVKVFRGIIGKKNSRKKCVVTLKEGYSINL
- the rplB gene encoding 50S ribosomal protein L2; translated protein: MGIKYYKPVTNGMRFASVSDFSEITKTEPEKSLTVVLKKKSGRNNKGHITTRFRGRGARRLYRIIDFKRDKRDIEAVVKAIEYDPNRSARIALLSYKDGEKRYILAPVGLNINDKVQAGENVEPKVGNALPLRKIPVGSFVHNIELKINGGGKLARSAGTFAQLMAKEGKYVTLKLPSGEMRYVLADCYATIGQVGNIDHNNINYGKAGRVRHMGRRPHVRGVAMNPIDHPHGGGEGKTGTGGTPVTPWGKPTKGYKTRHNKRTDKFIIKRIN
- the rpsS gene encoding 30S ribosomal protein S19 — translated: MARSLKKGPFVDEKLLKKANQAKAEGKKTIIKTWSRRSVIIPEFVGLTFGVHNGKKFVPVYVTENMVGYKLGEFSPTRTFKGHKGVVQKKIGK
- the rplV gene encoding 50S ribosomal protein L22; translation: MEHTVKLSRARISPIKVRQVVGLIKGKKANEAISILKLIPKKSALILSKLVESAVAGCLEKGEDPNKFYIKTVCADDGIRLKRYRPMAMGRAGRILKRTTNIKLVLAKEVEFGSKG
- the rpsC gene encoding 30S ribosomal protein S3, whose translation is MGQKVNPIGLRLGIIKTWSSRWFAKNDFKDKLLEDQKIRKEVKAKLYYAGISNIEIERKMNKLTLNIYAARPGILIGKKGSEVEKIKSFVNDLTKSEVSINIREVNAPETDAQLIAENIALQIEKRTHFRRAMKKAAYLALRKGVQG
- the rplP gene encoding 50S ribosomal protein L16 is translated as MLMPKKTKYRKYQRNRSGVEGLTKRGSDLAFGEYGLKAIGRGELTSNQIEAARVAINRRLKHQGKVWIRIFPDFPLTKKPAETRMGKGKGSIEKWVCIVKPGRILYEIGGVSEELAKSAFELAASKLNIQTKFVKSGEWL
- the rpmC gene encoding 50S ribosomal protein L29, which produces MKKNDIAAMDIKTLRETEQKIREELMRLRLKKGFEQLENPKRMKNLRKDLARILTRVKQLEKAL
- the rpsQ gene encoding 30S ribosomal protein S17, with translation MSKFVGEGIVVSDKMDKTRVVRVEEYKLHPKIKKYVKKTKKFKVHDELNESKVGDIVQFISCRPISKQKSFRLLKIVQKYSGLGDEI
- the rplN gene encoding 50S ribosomal protein L14, giving the protein MIQPYTMLKSADNSGAKKIMCIKVLGGSKRRYAYVGDIIVASVKEAIPNGKVKKGDVVKAVIVRTKKEFRRDDGSYIRFDENAAVIINNQKEPIGTRIFGPVVRELRMKDFMKIISLAPEVL
- the rplX gene encoding 50S ribosomal protein L24, which encodes MANIYSQMKTKLKKGDLVKVIAGKDKGKTGKIISFVPKNNRVIVEGIKIIKKHEKATQTSKGGIIEKEAPIDISNVMLVCPHCNKPTRIASKILDDGTKVRVCKKCNETI
- the rplE gene encoding 50S ribosomal protein L5; translation: MKQFNSGGSKLYIPNMKKHYRENVVPYMMQKFSYKNVMQVPKLEKIVINVGMAEGATDIKMLDSALEELAAITGQKGVITRAKKSIANFKLRKGQPIGCKVTLRKDRMYEFLERFISFSLPRIRDFRGVSKKNFDGRGNYTFGVTEQLIFPEINYDKILKIHGMSISFVTTSKSDEEAFELLKAFGMPFAKAS
- a CDS encoding type Z 30S ribosomal protein S14 translates to MARKAMIEKTKKKPKFKVRSKNRCNICGRSRGYIRDFGICRICFRNLASKGEIPGIIKASW
- the rpsH gene encoding 30S ribosomal protein S8, encoding MNRISDSLSSLKNALSTKKTDVIIYGNSVVKNICEILKKEGYIKNYEIIDPLKTQIKVELKYLDEKRKKPALSEIKIISKPSRRVYVKSNDIKPVVSGLGVGIISTNQGVMTTYQAKKKRLGGELICELF